A window of the Juglans microcarpa x Juglans regia isolate MS1-56 chromosome 5D, Jm3101_v1.0, whole genome shotgun sequence genome harbors these coding sequences:
- the LOC121265951 gene encoding protein NAR1-like isoform X2, with the protein MSEKFSATLRIGDLSDFIAPSQACIVSLKGLKSNASKPDKAEVSTSNKQLQTDPVKISLKDCLACSGCVTSAETVMLEKQSLDEFLSNVKKGKAIIISVSPQSRASLAVHFCITPLQVFKKLTTFFKSLGVKAVFDTSCSRDLTLIESCNEFIMRYRQSQLMDDERCQSSLPMISSACPGWICYAEKQLGSYILPYISSVKSPQQTIGSIVKHHVCQELGLRPDNVYHVTVMPCYDKKLEAAREDFVFQVESQGESHENGPSSTEVDSVLTSGEVLELIQLQAVDFKALEESPVDRMLTNVNEEGHLYGVHGSSGGYAETIFRYAAKILFGREIDGPLDFRIIRNSDFQEVTLEVKGKTVLKFALCYGFRNLQNVVRRIKSGKCDYHFLEIMACPAGCLNGGGQIKPKPGQSPKELIQLLEAAYMENVRVADPFKNPLVKSLYDEWLEKPGSEKAKRFVHTEYHPVVKSITSQLHNW; encoded by the exons ATGTCGGAGAAATTCTCGGCCACGCTTCGGATCGGAGATCTTAGCGATTTCATCGCACCGTCCCAGGCATGCATAGTGTCTCTTAAGGGCCTTAAGTCCAACGCATCCAAGCCCGATAAAGCTGAG GTTTCAACTTCTAACAAGCAATTGCAAACAGACCCAGTCAAAATTTCACTCAAGGACTGCTTAGCATGCAG TGGTTGTGTAACATCAGCCGAGACAGTTATGCTGGAGAAACAAAGTTTGGATGAGTTTCTTTCTAATGTTAAAAAAGGGAAGGCTATCATTATTTCAGTTTCTCCTCAGTCAAGAGCATCCCTTGCAGTTCATTTTTGCATCACTCCTTTACAG GTTTTCAAGAAactcacaacattttttaagtCCTTGGGAGTAAAGGCAGTCTTTGATACAAGTTGCAGTCGAGACTTAACTCTTATTGAATCTTGTAACGAATTCATCATGAGGTACAGGCAAAGCCAATTGATGGATGATGAAAGATGTCAATCATCACTACCCATGATTTCATCAGCTTGTCCAG GTTGGATATGCTATGCTGAAAAGCAACTTGGATCCTATATTCTACCTTATATTTCTTCAGTGAAGAGCCCCCAGCAGACAATTGGATCTATTGTTAAGCATCATGTATGCCAAGAATTGGGTCTTAG GCCAGACAATGTTTACCATGTAACTGTAATGCCCTGTTATGATAAGAAGCTTGAGGCTGCCAGGGAGGACTTTGTATTTCAAGTGGAATCTCAAGGTGAAAGTCATGAAAATGGTCCTAGCTCTACAGAGGTAGACTCTGTATTAACCTCAGGGGAAGTTTTAGAATTGATACAG TTACAGGCAGTGGATTTTAAAGCTTTAGAAGAATCTCCAGTAGATAGAAT GCTGACTAATGTTAATGAAGAAGGGCATCTTTATGGGGTTCATGGAAGCTCTGGAGGTTATGCAGAAACAATCTTTCGATATGCTGCTAAAATACTCTTCGGTAGAGAAATTGATGGTCCTCTGGACTTCAGAATTATTAGAAATTCAGATTTCCAAGAAGTGACTCTGGAA GTCAAGGGGAAAACTGTTCTGAAATTTGCATTGTGCTATGGCTTCCGGAACCTGCAAAATGTTGTCAGGAGAATTAAAAGTGGAAAATGTGATTACCATTTCCTGGAGATCATGGCATGTCCTGCAG gTTGCCTGAATGGTGGAGGTCAAATCAAGCCAAAGCCTGGCCAATCTCCAAAGGAATTGATTCAGTTATTAGAAGCTGCTTATATGGAGAAT GTTCGAGTAGCTGATCCTTTCAAGAACCCCCTTGTGAAAAGTTTATATGATGAGTGGCTCGAGAAACCTGGCTCAGAAAAAGCTAAGAGATTCGTGCACACAGAATATCATCCGGTGGTAAAAAGCATTACTTCTCAGTTGCACAATTGGTGA
- the LOC121265951 gene encoding protein NAR1-like isoform X1 yields MSEKFSATLRIGDLSDFIAPSQACIVSLKGLKSNASKPDKAEVSTSNKQLQTDPVKISLKDCLACSGCVTSAETVMLEKQSLDEFLSNVKKGKAIIISVSPQSRASLAVHFCITPLQVRLKGHKLFLVCFSFFPCTLLMDEGKFTKWGISILLCCVESLVLFSYACKCISAVTSNSQSSLFNFQVFKKLTTFFKSLGVKAVFDTSCSRDLTLIESCNEFIMRYRQSQLMDDERCQSSLPMISSACPGWICYAEKQLGSYILPYISSVKSPQQTIGSIVKHHVCQELGLRPDNVYHVTVMPCYDKKLEAAREDFVFQVESQGESHENGPSSTEVDSVLTSGEVLELIQLQAVDFKALEESPVDRMLTNVNEEGHLYGVHGSSGGYAETIFRYAAKILFGREIDGPLDFRIIRNSDFQEVTLEVKGKTVLKFALCYGFRNLQNVVRRIKSGKCDYHFLEIMACPAGCLNGGGQIKPKPGQSPKELIQLLEAAYMENVRVADPFKNPLVKSLYDEWLEKPGSEKAKRFVHTEYHPVVKSITSQLHNW; encoded by the exons ATGTCGGAGAAATTCTCGGCCACGCTTCGGATCGGAGATCTTAGCGATTTCATCGCACCGTCCCAGGCATGCATAGTGTCTCTTAAGGGCCTTAAGTCCAACGCATCCAAGCCCGATAAAGCTGAG GTTTCAACTTCTAACAAGCAATTGCAAACAGACCCAGTCAAAATTTCACTCAAGGACTGCTTAGCATGCAG TGGTTGTGTAACATCAGCCGAGACAGTTATGCTGGAGAAACAAAGTTTGGATGAGTTTCTTTCTAATGTTAAAAAAGGGAAGGCTATCATTATTTCAGTTTCTCCTCAGTCAAGAGCATCCCTTGCAGTTCATTTTTGCATCACTCCTTTACAGGTGAGACTGAAAggtcataaattatttttggtgtgtttttccttctttccttgTACCCTTCTCATGGATGAGGGTAAATTTACAAAGTGGGGGATTTCCATTTTGCTTTGTTGTGTTGAAAGTCTAGTCCTGTTTTCATATGCATGTAAGTGCATATCAGCAGTCACTTCTAACAGCCAAAGTTCTCTTTTCAATTTCCAGGTTTTCAAGAAactcacaacattttttaagtCCTTGGGAGTAAAGGCAGTCTTTGATACAAGTTGCAGTCGAGACTTAACTCTTATTGAATCTTGTAACGAATTCATCATGAGGTACAGGCAAAGCCAATTGATGGATGATGAAAGATGTCAATCATCACTACCCATGATTTCATCAGCTTGTCCAG GTTGGATATGCTATGCTGAAAAGCAACTTGGATCCTATATTCTACCTTATATTTCTTCAGTGAAGAGCCCCCAGCAGACAATTGGATCTATTGTTAAGCATCATGTATGCCAAGAATTGGGTCTTAG GCCAGACAATGTTTACCATGTAACTGTAATGCCCTGTTATGATAAGAAGCTTGAGGCTGCCAGGGAGGACTTTGTATTTCAAGTGGAATCTCAAGGTGAAAGTCATGAAAATGGTCCTAGCTCTACAGAGGTAGACTCTGTATTAACCTCAGGGGAAGTTTTAGAATTGATACAG TTACAGGCAGTGGATTTTAAAGCTTTAGAAGAATCTCCAGTAGATAGAAT GCTGACTAATGTTAATGAAGAAGGGCATCTTTATGGGGTTCATGGAAGCTCTGGAGGTTATGCAGAAACAATCTTTCGATATGCTGCTAAAATACTCTTCGGTAGAGAAATTGATGGTCCTCTGGACTTCAGAATTATTAGAAATTCAGATTTCCAAGAAGTGACTCTGGAA GTCAAGGGGAAAACTGTTCTGAAATTTGCATTGTGCTATGGCTTCCGGAACCTGCAAAATGTTGTCAGGAGAATTAAAAGTGGAAAATGTGATTACCATTTCCTGGAGATCATGGCATGTCCTGCAG gTTGCCTGAATGGTGGAGGTCAAATCAAGCCAAAGCCTGGCCAATCTCCAAAGGAATTGATTCAGTTATTAGAAGCTGCTTATATGGAGAAT GTTCGAGTAGCTGATCCTTTCAAGAACCCCCTTGTGAAAAGTTTATATGATGAGTGGCTCGAGAAACCTGGCTCAGAAAAAGCTAAGAGATTCGTGCACACAGAATATCATCCGGTGGTAAAAAGCATTACTTCTCAGTTGCACAATTGGTGA
- the LOC121265951 gene encoding protein NAR1-like isoform X3, which produces MLEKQSLDEFLSNVKKGKAIIISVSPQSRASLAVHFCITPLQVFKKLTTFFKSLGVKAVFDTSCSRDLTLIESCNEFIMRYRQSQLMDDERCQSSLPMISSACPGWICYAEKQLGSYILPYISSVKSPQQTIGSIVKHHVCQELGLRPDNVYHVTVMPCYDKKLEAAREDFVFQVESQGESHENGPSSTEVDSVLTSGEVLELIQLQAVDFKALEESPVDRMLTNVNEEGHLYGVHGSSGGYAETIFRYAAKILFGREIDGPLDFRIIRNSDFQEVTLEVKGKTVLKFALCYGFRNLQNVVRRIKSGKCDYHFLEIMACPAGCLNGGGQIKPKPGQSPKELIQLLEAAYMENVRVADPFKNPLVKSLYDEWLEKPGSEKAKRFVHTEYHPVVKSITSQLHNW; this is translated from the exons ATGCTGGAGAAACAAAGTTTGGATGAGTTTCTTTCTAATGTTAAAAAAGGGAAGGCTATCATTATTTCAGTTTCTCCTCAGTCAAGAGCATCCCTTGCAGTTCATTTTTGCATCACTCCTTTACAG GTTTTCAAGAAactcacaacattttttaagtCCTTGGGAGTAAAGGCAGTCTTTGATACAAGTTGCAGTCGAGACTTAACTCTTATTGAATCTTGTAACGAATTCATCATGAGGTACAGGCAAAGCCAATTGATGGATGATGAAAGATGTCAATCATCACTACCCATGATTTCATCAGCTTGTCCAG GTTGGATATGCTATGCTGAAAAGCAACTTGGATCCTATATTCTACCTTATATTTCTTCAGTGAAGAGCCCCCAGCAGACAATTGGATCTATTGTTAAGCATCATGTATGCCAAGAATTGGGTCTTAG GCCAGACAATGTTTACCATGTAACTGTAATGCCCTGTTATGATAAGAAGCTTGAGGCTGCCAGGGAGGACTTTGTATTTCAAGTGGAATCTCAAGGTGAAAGTCATGAAAATGGTCCTAGCTCTACAGAGGTAGACTCTGTATTAACCTCAGGGGAAGTTTTAGAATTGATACAG TTACAGGCAGTGGATTTTAAAGCTTTAGAAGAATCTCCAGTAGATAGAAT GCTGACTAATGTTAATGAAGAAGGGCATCTTTATGGGGTTCATGGAAGCTCTGGAGGTTATGCAGAAACAATCTTTCGATATGCTGCTAAAATACTCTTCGGTAGAGAAATTGATGGTCCTCTGGACTTCAGAATTATTAGAAATTCAGATTTCCAAGAAGTGACTCTGGAA GTCAAGGGGAAAACTGTTCTGAAATTTGCATTGTGCTATGGCTTCCGGAACCTGCAAAATGTTGTCAGGAGAATTAAAAGTGGAAAATGTGATTACCATTTCCTGGAGATCATGGCATGTCCTGCAG gTTGCCTGAATGGTGGAGGTCAAATCAAGCCAAAGCCTGGCCAATCTCCAAAGGAATTGATTCAGTTATTAGAAGCTGCTTATATGGAGAAT GTTCGAGTAGCTGATCCTTTCAAGAACCCCCTTGTGAAAAGTTTATATGATGAGTGGCTCGAGAAACCTGGCTCAGAAAAAGCTAAGAGATTCGTGCACACAGAATATCATCCGGTGGTAAAAAGCATTACTTCTCAGTTGCACAATTGGTGA
- the LOC121266131 gene encoding stress-associated endoplasmic reticulum protein 2-like, whose protein sequence is MTTSKRLAERKVAKFQKNVTKRGSVPETSTKKGYDYPVGPIVLGFFVFVVIGSSLFQIIRTATSSGMA, encoded by the exons ATG ACTACTTCAAAGCGCCTAGCAGAGAGGAAAGTGGCAAAGTTTCAGAAGAACGTCACAAAGAGGGGATCAGTTCCAGAAACGTCAACTAAGAAAGGATATGACTACCCAGTCGGTCCCATTGTTCTTGGTTTCTTTGTCTTCGTTGTCATTGGATCAT CTCTCTTTCAGATAATTAGGACAGCTACAAGCAGTGGAATGGCCTGA